Proteins encoded together in one Colius striatus isolate bColStr4 chromosome 3, bColStr4.1.hap1, whole genome shotgun sequence window:
- the TMEM192 gene encoding transmembrane protein 192 yields the protein MALAVGRRRQDLDNGSLEITQSLEDDPLLDAPLISSHTLHSQLRPRFHAIPAVFLANFLLLIHVSFVVLAFLAAMFCSYPNPNKDKCPGNYTHPLKVQTVIIIAKVILWILYVFFERYVQHHHSKVRSRGYFLIYRSTRHLKRLPLLIHSTGNAALLLILSTQHSFPDHSKVYLYLFLGVLGLELISSLTCLVIYTVKISNFNRAKPRPDVIEEEKMYAYPSHITSEIGFRGNSSLEEIVEKQGDVIEYLQRHNALLSKRLLALTSQQIKN from the exons ATGGCGTTGGCAGTGGGCAGGCGGCGGCAGGACTTGGACAAC GGTTCCCTGGAAATAACACAGAGTTTGGAAGATGATCCGCTATTGGATGCACCACTCATTTCATCTCATACATTGCATTCCCAACTGAGGCCAAGATTTCACGCCATCCCAGCAGTTTTCCTTGCCAATTTTCTGTTGCTAATACAT gtttcttttgttgttctAGCATTTTTAGCAGCTATGTTTTGCTCCTATCCCAATCCAAACAAGGATAAGTGCCCTGGAAACTATACTCACCCACTTAAAGTACAGACTGTCATAATCATTGCAAAAGTAATTCTGTGgattctgtatgttttctttGAACGATACGTCCAGCACCACCACAGTAAAGTCAGAAGCAGAGGTTACTTCTTAATATACAGATCGACAAGACATCTAAAAAGGCTTCCACTGTTGATACACTCCACAG GTAATGCAGCCCTGCTTTTGATTCTGTCAACCCAGCATTCCTTTCCTGATCACAGTAAAGTATACTTGTATCTCTTCCTGGGAGTCCTGGGCCTGGAGCTGATTAGCTCACTGACATGCTTAGTGATTTACACAG TGAAAATAAGCAACTTCAATCGTGCGAAGCCAAGACCTGATGTaattgaagaagaaaagatgtaCGCCTACCCTAGTCACATTACCTCAGAAATTGGATTCAG gGGAAATTCAAGTTTAGAAGAGATAGTTGAGAAGCAAGGAGACGTAATAGAATATCTTCAGCGACACAACGCGCTGCTTAGCAAGAGACTGTTGGCATTAACATCTCAGCAAATCAAAAATTAA